One genomic region from Dermacentor variabilis isolate Ectoservices chromosome 6, ASM5094787v1, whole genome shotgun sequence encodes:
- the LOC142585358 gene encoding cytochrome P450 2J4-like — MLEAVMWECTITALVVALVAPLLHYLWFSLRRMFRPDLPPGPRGLPLLGYLPFMTEYGHRDIERLKQKYGNVFGLQLGFRYVVFLCDFGSIKEALSNDALLDRPHEFPLNVHEKSQSMILANGPRWKEQRRFTIRTFKTLTSTTRVLQSGTTQTLETHIHDELSYVVRELASRKGEPVAIASLLSSSTSNVITALVYGRRLEYGSPERVELDELADGIPALAAQISSINFFPWLRRVLSVLRIGACGRLRSALIRRDRLSETLIGLHEKTYQDGVVRDYVDAFLSEMRRPEQEKKTFTHDGLKSNASSIFGAGSETVRSAIEWLVLTCAAKPEVQNRVRAEIDVVLGQSGHGSRVVWEDRSRMPYTQAFIWEVARYEPINPLGLMRCASEDTKISGYVIPRGSIVVPSLRSIFYDTSFWEDPEVFRPERFLVEGGTRASKPERLIPFSYGKRSCPGEMIANMETFIFLTTILQHFIIEVPPSGPALAFDEVLTISLRPRSQELVFRARQMRR; from the exons ATGCTGGAGGCGGTGATGTGGGAGTGCACGATCACGGCGCTGGTCGTCGCACTTGTGGCACCGCTGCTGCACTACCTGTGGTTCTCGCTGCGGAGGATGTTTCGACCCGACCTGCCGCCTGGACCGCGAGGCCTGCCTCTCCTCGGCTACCTGCCTTTCATGACCGAGTACGGACATCGCGACATCGAGAGGCTCAAGCAGAAATACGGCAACGTGTTCGG ACTCCAGCTCGGTTTCCGGTACGTGGTCTTCTTGTGCGACTTCGGCTCCATAAAGGAGGCCCTGTCGAACGACGCCCTGCTCGACCGACCGCATGAATTCCCCCTCAACGTCCACGAGAAATCTCAAA GCATGATTCTGGCCAACGGGCCGCGTTGGAAGGAACAGCGCCGGTTCACAATCAGGACGTTCAAGACACTGACCAGTACCACCAGAGTCCTTCAATCTGGTACCACGCAGACTCTCGAGACGCATATACAC GACGAACTGTCGTACGTGGTTCGTGAGCTGGCGTCTCGCAAGGGCGAGCCCGTGGCCATCGCCTCGTTGTTGTCTTCGAGCACGTCCAACGTCATCACGGCGCTGGTGTACGGCCGTAGGTTAGAATACGGCAGCCCCGAGCGTGTCGAGCTGGACGAGCTCGCCGATGGGATCCCGGCGTTGGCGGCACAGATTTCGTCCATCAACTTCTTCCCGTGGCTGCGCAGAGTGCTGTCCGTCCTTCGCATAGGAGCATGCGGGAGGCTCAGGAGCGCCTTGATACGAAGGGATCGCCTCTCAGA GACCCTAATAGGCCTTCACGAGAAAACCTATCAGGACGGTGTGGTTCGTGACTACGTTGATGCTTTTCTCAGTGAGATGAGACGACCAGAGCAAGAAAAGAAGACTTTCACGC ACGACGGGCTCAAGAGCAACGCGTCCTCCATCTTCGGTGCCGGGAGCGAGACCGTGCGTTCGGCGATAGAGTGGCTCGTACTGACGTGCGCCGCCAAGCCGGAGGTGCAGAACCGCGTTCGGGCCGAGATCGACGTCGTGCTCGGTCAAAGCGGTCATGGCTCTCGCGTCGTGTGGGAAGACCGGAGCAGGATGCCGTACACGCAGGCCTTCATCTGGGAAGTGGCGCGCTACGAGCCGATCAACCCTCTCGGCCTCATGCGATG TGCCAGCGAGGACACGAAAATAAGCGGCTACGTCATACCGCGAGGCAGCATCGTGGTCCCTTCGCTGAGGTCCATCTTCTACGACACGTCCTTCTGGGAAGACCCAGAAGTTTTCCGGCCCGAGCGCTTCTTGGTCGAAGGAGGGACCCGAGCCAGCAAACCTGAGAGGCTGATCCCTTTCTCATACG GTAAACGTTCTTGTCCCGGGGAGATGATCGCCAACATGGAGACGTTCATATTTCTTACCACCATCCTGCAGCACTTCATCATCGAGGTGCCTCCCAGTGGTCCGGCCCTCGCTTTCGACGAGGTGTTGACCATCTCGCTTAGGCCCCGATCGCAGGAATTAGTTTTCCGCGCGCGACAAATGCGCCGTTGA